One Microbacterium sp. zg-B96 genomic region harbors:
- a CDS encoding CoA ester lyase yields MFCPADRPERFSSALARADGVIIDLEDAVAASAKTAARGALIDADLDPERVIVRVNPVETPDFEADLATLSQTDIRTIMIAKAESAERIARIDGRYRVIALCETARGVDAVEPIAALENVTALMWGAEDLVASLGGTSSRKPTGRYRDVARYARSRVLVAAGAQRKAAIDAVHLDIADVRGLAREAADAAASGFAATACIHPTQVAVIRAAYRPAEKQLSWARDVLVAAQREGGVFTYRGRMVDEPVLRHARTLLRRAEDGR; encoded by the coding sequence ATGTTCTGCCCCGCCGACCGGCCCGAGCGGTTCTCGTCGGCGCTGGCGCGCGCCGACGGGGTGATCATCGACCTGGAAGACGCCGTCGCGGCATCCGCGAAGACCGCCGCCCGCGGCGCGCTGATCGACGCCGACCTCGACCCGGAGCGGGTGATCGTGCGCGTCAACCCGGTGGAAACGCCCGACTTCGAGGCGGACCTGGCCACCCTGTCGCAGACCGACATCCGCACGATCATGATCGCGAAGGCGGAGTCCGCCGAGCGCATCGCCCGCATCGACGGCCGGTACCGCGTCATCGCGCTGTGCGAGACCGCGCGCGGGGTGGACGCGGTCGAGCCCATCGCGGCCCTGGAGAACGTCACGGCGCTGATGTGGGGCGCCGAGGACCTCGTCGCCTCGCTCGGCGGCACGTCCAGCCGCAAGCCCACCGGGCGCTACCGCGACGTCGCCCGCTATGCCCGCTCGCGCGTACTGGTGGCGGCGGGGGCCCAGCGCAAGGCAGCCATCGACGCGGTGCATCTGGACATCGCCGATGTGAGGGGGCTCGCCCGTGAGGCCGCGGATGCCGCCGCGAGCGGATTCGCAGCAACCGCCTGCATCCACCCCACCCAGGTGGCGGTGATCCGCGCCGCCTACCGGCCCGCCGAGAAGCAGCTGTCGTGGGCGCGCGACGTGCTGGTGGCCGCGCAGCGCGAGGGTGGGGTCTTCACATACCGGGGGCGCATGGTGGACGAGCCGGTGCTGCGGCACGCCCGCACTCTGCTGCGCCGCGCGGAAGACGGACGCTAA
- a CDS encoding RNA methyltransferase, with protein sequence MPIERIDDPTDPRLADYRDLTDVALRRVLEPEGGLYIAESAKVIARAVAAGHRPRSVLVQEKWLEDVREVAGDAPVYVVPPEVAEQLTGYAVHRGALAAMHRPAEPAVADVVAGARLVVVLEDIVDHTNVGAAFRSAAALGADAVLVSPRCADPLYRRSVRVSMGTVFQVPWTRLPEWPEARGILHEAGFHLAALALADGAVPLDEFAAARPERVALMLGAEGDGLSRRALEAADTVVTIPMFGGVDSLNVAAASAVALWSLTHDGPS encoded by the coding sequence ATGCCTATCGAGCGCATCGACGACCCGACCGATCCGCGGCTCGCCGACTACCGGGACCTCACCGACGTCGCGCTCCGCCGCGTGCTGGAGCCGGAAGGCGGCCTGTACATCGCGGAGTCGGCGAAGGTGATCGCGAGAGCCGTCGCGGCGGGGCACCGGCCGCGGTCGGTGCTGGTGCAGGAGAAGTGGCTCGAGGATGTCCGCGAGGTCGCCGGCGACGCACCGGTGTACGTCGTACCGCCCGAAGTGGCCGAGCAGCTCACCGGCTACGCCGTGCACCGTGGTGCGCTCGCCGCCATGCACCGCCCCGCCGAACCCGCAGTGGCCGACGTCGTCGCCGGCGCCCGGCTGGTCGTCGTTCTCGAGGACATCGTCGATCACACCAATGTCGGCGCGGCGTTCCGCAGCGCTGCGGCGCTGGGAGCGGATGCCGTGCTGGTGTCGCCGCGCTGCGCCGATCCGTTGTACCGCCGCAGTGTGCGGGTGAGCATGGGCACGGTGTTCCAGGTGCCGTGGACGCGGCTGCCGGAGTGGCCCGAAGCGCGCGGCATCCTGCATGAGGCGGGCTTCCACCTCGCCGCCCTCGCGCTCGCCGACGGCGCCGTGCCGCTGGACGAGTTCGCCGCAGCCCGGCCCGAGCGGGTGGCGCTGATGCTCGGCGCCGAGGGCGACGGACTGTCGCGCCGCGCCCTGGAAGCGGCGGACACCGTCGTCACGATCCCGATGTTCGGCGGCGTCGACTCGCTCAACGTCGCGGCCGCGAGCGCGGTGGCGTTGTGGTCGCTGACGCATGACGGCCCCAGCTAG
- a CDS encoding Sir2 family NAD-dependent protein deacetylase produces the protein MLQLDAPTAELVGTAVAALAGRRIAVLTGAGVSTDSGIPDYRGEGAPARTPMTAQQFLSSEAARRRYWIGSHLGWRAFASASPNAGHTALAALENAGIATGVVTQNVDGLHVRAGSRRVVELHGTMRRVFCTHCGQVFDRRDLAVRVEAANPWLDVPDDVLLGPDGDVLPETADGFVVPDCSVCGGMLKPDVVFFGEFVPIERFQEAEQLVRTSEALLVAGSSLVVNSGVRLVERARRRKLPVVIVNRGVTRADQHATVKIDGGTSPVLTALAEALAAQ, from the coding sequence GTGCTGCAACTCGACGCGCCGACCGCTGAGCTGGTCGGCACTGCCGTCGCCGCGCTCGCCGGCAGGCGCATCGCGGTGCTCACCGGCGCCGGGGTGTCCACCGACTCCGGCATCCCCGACTACCGCGGCGAGGGCGCACCGGCGCGCACCCCGATGACCGCGCAGCAGTTCCTCTCCAGCGAGGCGGCCCGGCGCCGCTACTGGATCGGCAGCCACCTGGGCTGGCGGGCCTTCGCGAGCGCCTCCCCCAACGCCGGGCACACCGCGCTCGCCGCCCTCGAGAACGCCGGCATCGCGACGGGCGTCGTCACGCAGAATGTCGACGGCCTGCACGTTCGCGCCGGCAGCCGCCGCGTCGTGGAACTGCACGGCACCATGCGGCGGGTCTTCTGCACGCACTGCGGGCAGGTGTTCGACCGCCGCGACCTCGCCGTGCGTGTCGAAGCCGCCAACCCCTGGCTCGATGTCCCCGACGACGTACTGCTCGGTCCCGACGGGGACGTGCTGCCCGAGACGGCGGACGGGTTCGTCGTTCCCGACTGCAGCGTGTGCGGCGGCATGCTCAAGCCGGACGTGGTGTTCTTCGGCGAGTTCGTGCCGATCGAGCGCTTCCAGGAGGCCGAGCAGCTCGTCCGCACCAGCGAAGCCCTGCTGGTGGCGGGCTCGTCGCTCGTGGTCAACTCCGGCGTCCGCCTGGTCGAGCGCGCACGGCGCCGCAAGCTCCCGGTCGTCATCGTCAACCGGGGCGTCACCCGGGCCGACCAGCATGCCACCGTCAAGATCGACGGCGGCACGAGCCCGGTCCTCACCGCACTCGCCGAGGCGCTCGCCGCACAGTGA
- a CDS encoding SGNH/GDSL hydrolase family protein, which yields MRPNDPTPEDQLPPFAPSDIAHPWRRMVAIGDSFTEGIGDPDPSSPGGHRGWADRVAEVLGSQVDDFAYANLAVRGKLIGQVIAAQIEPALALNPDLITFSAGGNDVIRPGSDPDAVAAQFEDAVMRLTSTGATVLVFTGIDTNFTPVFRGIRGRVAIYNENIRAIAERYDCIVADQWALKEVQDMRFFDDDRLHYNTLGHHEVARMVMRALNVPNDLQPMQPEPLPRPTWRAARVNDFVWARSHLMPWVLRRVRHQSSGDAITAKRPDALPMTTLAPGPDAADTPREPA from the coding sequence ATGCGGCCCAACGATCCAACCCCTGAAGATCAGCTCCCCCCGTTCGCCCCGAGCGACATCGCGCACCCCTGGCGGCGCATGGTCGCGATCGGCGATTCGTTCACGGAGGGAATCGGCGACCCCGATCCCTCTTCCCCCGGCGGGCACCGCGGCTGGGCCGACCGCGTCGCCGAAGTGCTGGGCTCGCAGGTGGACGACTTCGCCTACGCCAACCTGGCGGTGCGCGGCAAGCTCATCGGACAGGTCATCGCTGCGCAGATCGAGCCGGCGCTGGCCCTCAACCCCGACCTCATCACGTTCTCCGCCGGCGGCAACGACGTGATCCGCCCGGGCTCGGACCCCGATGCCGTCGCCGCCCAGTTCGAGGATGCCGTCATGCGGCTGACCTCCACCGGCGCGACCGTGCTGGTGTTCACCGGGATCGACACGAACTTCACGCCGGTCTTCCGCGGCATCCGCGGTCGCGTGGCGATCTACAACGAGAACATCCGCGCCATCGCCGAGCGCTACGACTGCATCGTGGCCGACCAGTGGGCGCTGAAGGAAGTGCAGGACATGCGCTTCTTCGACGACGATCGGTTGCACTACAACACCCTCGGCCACCACGAGGTCGCCCGTATGGTGATGCGGGCGCTCAACGTGCCCAACGACCTGCAGCCGATGCAGCCGGAACCGCTCCCGCGCCCCACCTGGCGTGCGGCTCGGGTGAACGATTTCGTGTGGGCACGGTCGCACCTCATGCCGTGGGTGCTTCGCCGCGTGCGGCATCAGTCCTCCGGCGACGCGATCACCGCCAAGCGTCCCGATGCCCTGCCCATGACGACGCTGGCGCCGGGGCCGGATGCCGCGGACACGCCGCGCGAGCCGGCGTAG
- a CDS encoding VOC family protein encodes MSSPAPDPALVPELLVSDTSRSIEFWCGLCGFEIAYQRPEEGFAYINLGSAHIMLEQRGIGRNWITAPLENPLGRGINFQISVPSLHPILAALGEHSSPLFMEPETKWYPIGDHDEAGVRQFLVTDPDGYLIRFQESLGHRPRRQTP; translated from the coding sequence ATGAGTTCGCCTGCACCGGATCCGGCACTCGTCCCCGAGTTGCTCGTCAGTGACACGAGCAGGAGCATCGAGTTCTGGTGCGGACTCTGCGGGTTTGAGATCGCCTATCAACGCCCCGAAGAGGGCTTCGCCTACATCAACCTCGGCTCCGCGCACATCATGCTCGAGCAACGCGGCATCGGCCGGAATTGGATCACCGCACCGCTGGAGAATCCGCTTGGACGAGGCATCAACTTCCAGATCAGCGTCCCCAGCCTCCACCCGATCTTGGCGGCGCTGGGCGAGCACTCCTCCCCCCTGTTCATGGAACCGGAGACGAAGTGGTACCCCATCGGGGACCACGACGAGGCCGGGGTGCGTCAGTTCCTCGTGACCGATCCCGACGGGTACCTCATCCGCTTCCAGGAGTCACTCGGACACCGACCGCGCAGGCAGACGCCCTAG
- a CDS encoding histidine phosphatase family protein yields the protein MTLLTLVRHGETDWNRARRIQGATDIPLNDTGRAQAREAAERLRARLDPAAPVFVVSSDLSRARETAEIIADALGLPAPKLYAQLRERAYGEAEGVDAAEFLERWGDWHAAEIPGAEPLPDLRDRALAGLQQIARDVRRTTAPGSASVIAVAHGALIREIIRHATGGQLPPVGFRLPNGSSYDLLLERDRLRLLSDAGVPADARAV from the coding sequence GTGACCCTGCTGACCCTTGTGCGCCACGGCGAGACCGACTGGAACCGCGCCAGGCGCATCCAGGGAGCCACCGACATCCCGCTCAACGACACCGGTCGCGCGCAGGCACGCGAAGCGGCCGAACGCCTGCGGGCACGCCTGGACCCGGCCGCCCCGGTCTTCGTGGTCTCCAGCGACCTGTCCCGCGCCCGCGAAACCGCCGAGATCATCGCCGACGCGTTAGGCCTTCCGGCGCCGAAGCTGTATGCCCAGTTGCGCGAGCGCGCGTATGGCGAGGCTGAAGGGGTGGATGCCGCGGAGTTCCTGGAGCGGTGGGGAGACTGGCACGCCGCCGAGATCCCCGGCGCCGAACCGCTGCCGGACCTGCGTGACCGCGCCCTGGCGGGCCTGCAGCAGATCGCCCGTGACGTGCGCCGCACCACTGCGCCTGGTTCGGCATCCGTCATCGCCGTCGCGCACGGCGCGCTGATCCGCGAGATCATCCGCCACGCCACCGGCGGACAGCTCCCCCCGGTGGGATTCCGGCTGCCGAACGGGTCGAGCTACGACCTGCTGCTGGAGCGCGACCGGCTGCGGCTGCTGTCGGATGCCGGGGTCCCGGCCGACGCTCGCGCCGTTTAG
- a CDS encoding MaoC family dehydratase — MAHTPEAAREIVQRGLWFEEFEVGSRYLHRPGRTITQADNALFSALTMNAQALHVDEAYARTQPFGRPLVNSMWTLATMIGSSVGQLTQGTLVAQLGLTDITFPAPLFPGDTLYTDTEIIHTRLSASRPGEGIVTMRHTGRNQDGEVVAIATRTALMWCRTHEEDPA, encoded by the coding sequence ATGGCCCACACCCCGGAGGCGGCGCGCGAGATCGTGCAGCGGGGGCTGTGGTTCGAGGAGTTCGAGGTCGGGTCGCGCTACCTGCACCGCCCCGGCCGCACCATCACGCAGGCCGACAACGCCCTGTTCTCGGCGCTGACGATGAACGCGCAGGCGCTGCACGTGGATGAGGCCTACGCCCGCACGCAGCCGTTCGGCCGTCCGCTGGTCAACTCGATGTGGACGCTGGCCACCATGATCGGCTCATCCGTCGGACAGCTGACGCAGGGCACGCTCGTCGCCCAGCTGGGACTGACCGACATCACCTTTCCCGCGCCGCTGTTCCCCGGCGACACGCTCTACACCGACACCGAGATCATCCACACCCGCCTGTCCGCCTCGCGCCCCGGTGAGGGCATCGTGACGATGCGCCACACCGGGCGCAACCAGGACGGCGAGGTGGTGGCCATCGCGACCCGCACGGCACTGATGTGGTGCCGCACCCACGAGGAGGACCCCGCGTGA
- a CDS encoding DEAD/DEAH box helicase: protein MDEQQQEHFGSFAAEHLSPSFPQRAPWGTAQRLRAWQAEALDQYFAMDGPDGVGGGPRDFLAAATPGAGKTTFALRLATELLRRRIIDRIVVVAPTEHLKTQWADAAARVSIRLDPNFSNRHVAPARHYHGVAVTYAQVAVKSSVHQRLTEDARTLVILDEVHHGGDALSWGEALRESYHRATRRLLLSGTPFRSDTAPIPFVEYHPNSKGIRLSRTDYNYGYGRALADGVVRPVLFLVYAGQMRWRTKAGDEYEAHLGQDNTKDINSQAWRTALDPQGDWIPAVLRSADRRLSEVRQEVPDAGGLVIATDQTAARAYAAILRDITGEPTTVVLSDDPAASGRIEEFGNSTSRWMVAVRMVSEGVDVPRLAVGVYATSASTPLFFAQAIGRFVRARRRGESASVFLPNVPPLLALANELERERDHALDRESGDDDGLEDTLLAEAERDDKASDSLTEEFTFQALGSVAHFDRVLFDGKEFGQLAVPGTPEEEEFLGLPGLLEPEHVHELLMQRQARQSRHRKTREAGEAKVADATGTDVATTLPPALHRTLKEQRQLLNSLVGVYARQSGEPHGAVHAELRRLCGGPAVSHATVAQLQARIELLRRRVHS from the coding sequence GTGGATGAGCAGCAGCAGGAGCATTTCGGCAGTTTCGCTGCCGAGCACCTCTCGCCATCCTTCCCACAGCGCGCACCGTGGGGCACAGCCCAGCGCCTGCGGGCCTGGCAGGCTGAAGCGCTCGACCAGTACTTCGCCATGGACGGCCCCGATGGCGTCGGCGGCGGACCCCGCGATTTCCTCGCGGCGGCGACGCCGGGCGCTGGAAAGACGACCTTCGCCCTGAGACTTGCCACCGAATTGCTGCGGCGGCGCATCATCGACCGCATCGTCGTGGTGGCGCCCACCGAGCACCTGAAGACCCAGTGGGCGGATGCCGCGGCGCGCGTGTCCATCCGCCTCGACCCGAACTTCAGCAACCGTCACGTCGCCCCGGCCCGGCACTACCACGGCGTCGCGGTGACGTACGCGCAGGTCGCGGTGAAGTCCTCCGTGCACCAGCGCCTGACCGAGGACGCGCGCACCCTGGTGATCCTCGACGAGGTGCACCACGGCGGTGACGCCCTCAGCTGGGGGGAGGCGCTGCGGGAGTCGTACCACCGCGCCACGCGCCGGCTGCTGCTGTCCGGTACGCCGTTCCGCAGCGACACCGCGCCCATTCCATTCGTGGAATATCACCCGAACTCCAAAGGCATCCGTCTCTCCCGCACCGACTACAACTACGGCTATGGGCGGGCGCTTGCCGACGGTGTCGTGCGTCCGGTGCTGTTCCTGGTCTATGCCGGGCAGATGCGCTGGCGTACCAAGGCCGGCGACGAGTACGAAGCCCACCTCGGGCAGGACAACACCAAGGACATCAACTCGCAGGCCTGGCGTACCGCGCTGGATCCGCAGGGCGACTGGATCCCCGCAGTCCTGCGCAGCGCCGACCGGCGGCTGAGCGAAGTGCGCCAGGAGGTGCCCGACGCCGGTGGCCTGGTCATCGCGACCGACCAGACCGCCGCCCGGGCGTATGCGGCGATCCTGCGGGACATCACGGGAGAGCCGACCACCGTCGTGCTCTCGGACGACCCCGCGGCATCCGGTCGAATCGAAGAGTTCGGCAACAGCACGTCGCGGTGGATGGTGGCGGTGCGCATGGTGTCGGAAGGCGTCGACGTGCCGCGGCTCGCGGTGGGCGTGTATGCCACCAGCGCCTCCACGCCGCTGTTCTTCGCCCAGGCCATCGGGCGCTTCGTGCGCGCTCGCCGCCGCGGCGAGTCGGCCAGCGTGTTCCTGCCCAACGTGCCGCCGCTGCTGGCCCTCGCGAACGAGCTCGAGCGCGAGCGCGACCACGCCCTGGACCGCGAATCCGGCGACGACGACGGCCTCGAAGACACGCTGCTGGCCGAGGCCGAGCGCGATGACAAGGCATCCGATTCGCTCACCGAGGAGTTCACCTTCCAGGCGCTCGGATCGGTGGCGCACTTCGACCGGGTGCTGTTCGACGGCAAGGAGTTCGGACAGCTCGCCGTGCCAGGCACTCCCGAAGAGGAGGAGTTCCTGGGGCTGCCGGGGTTGCTCGAGCCCGAACACGTCCATGAGCTGCTGATGCAGCGGCAGGCCCGGCAGTCGCGGCACCGCAAGACCCGTGAGGCGGGTGAGGCGAAGGTCGCGGATGCCACGGGCACGGATGTCGCCACGACGCTGCCGCCGGCGCTGCACCGCACGCTCAAGGAGCAGCGGCAGTTGCTGAACAGTCTCGTCGGCGTCTATGCGCGCCAGAGCGGGGAGCCGCACGGCGCGGTGCACGCCGAACTGCGGCGGCTGTGCGGCGGTCCGGCCGTCTCGCACGCGACGGTGGCCCAGCTGCAGGCGCGCATCGAGCTGTTGCGTCGCCGCGTTCATTCGTAG
- a CDS encoding VIT1/CCC1 family protein, protein MSAPVPAPTPPTPRVRRRWAQYLVDERAEAHVYRTLAARRSGEEREILLALAEAEGRHEAHWVQLLGGEPARLPRPSLDTRMLGWMARRFGLIFVLALAQNAEGRSPYDNEPDATPAMVADEKVHHEVVRGLAARGRRRLSGTFRAAVFGANDGLVSNLALVMGIGATGVGAQFVLFSGVAGLLAGALSMAAGEFVSVRSQREMLAATGPSDYVDAALPDLDLDANEVALVYRARGMSAADALERARRVVSAAQAADRSVPYRRPVEAVDEDEAVGGAWGAALSSFLFFASGAVIPVLPWLFGLDGTVAIVLALVLVGIALMVTGAMVGVLSGGPPLRRALRQLAIGLGAAAITYLLGLAFGVTLG, encoded by the coding sequence ATGAGCGCGCCCGTCCCCGCGCCGACCCCTCCGACGCCACGGGTACGCCGCCGGTGGGCGCAGTACCTCGTCGACGAACGGGCCGAGGCGCACGTGTACCGCACGCTGGCTGCCCGCCGATCGGGGGAGGAGCGCGAGATCCTGCTGGCCCTGGCCGAGGCCGAGGGGCGCCACGAGGCGCACTGGGTGCAGCTGCTGGGCGGCGAGCCGGCCCGACTGCCGCGGCCGAGCCTTGATACCCGGATGCTCGGCTGGATGGCCCGCCGGTTCGGCCTGATCTTCGTGCTCGCGCTCGCGCAGAACGCCGAGGGGCGGTCGCCGTACGACAACGAGCCGGATGCCACGCCCGCGATGGTGGCCGACGAGAAGGTGCACCACGAGGTGGTGCGGGGGCTCGCGGCCCGCGGTCGCCGGCGGCTGTCGGGAACCTTCCGCGCCGCGGTGTTCGGCGCCAACGACGGCCTGGTGTCGAACCTGGCGCTCGTGATGGGCATCGGGGCGACCGGTGTCGGGGCGCAGTTCGTGCTGTTCAGCGGGGTGGCGGGGCTCCTCGCCGGGGCACTGTCGATGGCGGCGGGGGAGTTCGTCTCGGTCCGGTCGCAGCGGGAGATGCTGGCGGCCACCGGGCCCAGCGACTACGTCGACGCCGCGCTGCCCGATCTCGACCTCGACGCCAACGAGGTGGCCCTGGTGTACCGGGCGCGGGGGATGAGCGCGGCCGACGCACTGGAGCGGGCGCGCCGGGTGGTGTCGGCCGCGCAGGCCGCCGACCGATCCGTGCCGTACCGGCGTCCGGTCGAAGCCGTCGATGAGGATGAGGCCGTCGGCGGCGCCTGGGGTGCGGCGCTGTCCAGCTTCTTGTTCTTCGCCTCCGGTGCCGTGATCCCGGTGCTGCCCTGGCTGTTCGGCCTCGATGGGACGGTGGCGATCGTACTGGCGCTCGTGCTCGTCGGCATCGCGCTCATGGTCACCGGCGCGATGGTCGGGGTGCTCTCCGGCGGGCCGCCGCTGCGCCGCGCGCTGCGTCAGCTGGCGATCGGCCTCGGCGCCGCGGCGATCACGTACCTGCTGGGCCTCGCGTTCGGCGTCACACTGGGCTGA